A genomic segment from Bacillus cereus G9842 encodes:
- a CDS encoding tyrosine-type recombinase/integrase — METTEFHDTIQAFSIFLLNKGRKPSTIKRYVYDVEDFGHWLEKNKKLPSSNIWATLCTKDYEDYFSDLKTNRHYSEKTMHRVFTVLNRMHHFLNIPNPLKNMEISIQPDRTLRNEDFISPDEEKRLKYIVTSLEGLSEKQLPVRPLLMDRNIAILNLLIDYGLSLQELTALTMHHVHFETNTLSIPATAGVERTITLAKEDKKQLYNYYKSIPEPVRPKYHSDDSLFVAFDFNRGTYRWVYENDAPKALTEIAIQKMIRLEVARANLRKGISGQHFRNTYILNLIKKETPESEIIKLAGFKSKISLKRYYQYAENRKNALL, encoded by the coding sequence ATGGAGACAACGGAATTCCATGATACAATACAAGCCTTTTCTATTTTTTTATTGAATAAAGGCCGAAAACCCTCAACTATTAAACGTTATGTTTATGACGTTGAAGACTTCGGACATTGGTTAGAAAAAAACAAAAAGCTCCCTTCCAGTAATATATGGGCTACACTTTGTACAAAAGACTACGAAGATTACTTTTCCGATTTAAAAACGAATCGACATTACTCAGAAAAAACGATGCATCGTGTATTTACTGTATTAAATAGAATGCATCACTTTCTAAACATTCCCAATCCATTGAAGAATATGGAAATATCTATTCAACCAGACCGTACACTTCGTAACGAAGATTTCATTTCACCTGATGAAGAAAAAAGATTAAAGTATATAGTCACTTCATTAGAAGGACTTTCAGAAAAACAACTTCCTGTGCGCCCTTTATTAATGGATCGCAATATTGCTATTTTAAATCTATTGATCGACTACGGTTTATCCTTACAGGAACTTACAGCATTAACAATGCATCACGTTCACTTTGAAACTAACACATTGTCAATCCCAGCAACCGCAGGTGTAGAAAGAACAATTACATTAGCAAAAGAAGACAAAAAACAACTATATAATTATTACAAAAGTATCCCAGAACCAGTTCGTCCTAAGTATCATAGTGATGATTCATTGTTTGTCGCATTTGATTTTAACCGCGGAACATACAGGTGGGTATATGAAAATGATGCACCAAAGGCATTAACGGAAATTGCTATACAAAAAATGATTCGCCTCGAAGTGGCTAGAGCCAATTTACGTAAAGGAATTTCAGGACAACATTTTCGTAACACCTATATTTTAAACTTAATAAAAAAAGAAACTCCTGAATCAGAAATTATAAAACTCGCTGGATTCAAATCAAAAATTTCATTAAAGCGATATTATCAATACGCAGAAAATAGAAAAAACGCCTTATTGTAA
- the entD gene encoding cell wall-binding protein EntD, with translation MKKLLSIATAAVFGLGIFAGSAKAETIVTTDVLNVRENPNVESKLVGKVLSGNTLDVINTENGWTKIKLNGKEAFVSAEFTRSTYYVTAGVLNVRAGANTDSEILGKLNKDDVIETTNQVQNEWLQFDYNGKVGYVHVPFLTGTAPVIEKKEVVAQEEAPVKNNTAVKNKESVKSNDSIKNVESSKPVVKEKPAAKPVAKSTEKSAPTGGREITVEATAYTADPSENGSYGGRVLTAMGHDLTANPNMKVIAVDPKVIPLGSKVWVEGYGEAIAGDTGGAIKGNRIDVLVGSDGSANSWGRKSVKVKVIQ, from the coding sequence ATGAAAAAATTATTAAGTATAGCAACAGCAGCAGTTTTTGGTCTTGGGATTTTTGCAGGTTCTGCTAAAGCGGAAACAATTGTAACAACAGACGTATTAAATGTTAGAGAAAACCCAAATGTAGAGTCAAAGCTTGTAGGTAAAGTGTTAAGTGGGAATACACTAGATGTTATAAATACAGAAAATGGATGGACAAAAATTAAGTTAAACGGTAAGGAAGCGTTTGTAAGTGCTGAGTTTACAAGGAGCACATATTATGTAACGGCGGGCGTATTAAATGTTCGTGCTGGAGCGAATACTGATTCTGAAATTTTAGGTAAACTTAATAAAGATGATGTGATTGAAACGACGAATCAAGTTCAAAATGAATGGTTACAATTCGACTACAATGGAAAAGTCGGATATGTTCACGTGCCATTTTTAACAGGAACGGCACCTGTAATTGAAAAGAAAGAAGTTGTAGCTCAAGAAGAAGCGCCGGTTAAAAATAATACAGCAGTTAAGAATAAAGAGTCTGTTAAGAGTAACGATTCTATTAAGAATGTAGAATCAAGTAAACCTGTGGTAAAAGAAAAGCCGGCTGCAAAACCAGTTGCGAAATCTACTGAAAAAAGTGCGCCTACTGGTGGTCGTGAAATTACAGTAGAAGCGACGGCATATACAGCAGATCCGAGTGAGAATGGTTCGTATGGTGGTCGTGTATTAACTGCAATGGGGCATGATTTGACAGCAAATCCAAATATGAAAGTAATTGCTGTTGATCCGAAAGTAATTCCGCTTGGCTCAAAAGTATGGGTAGAAGGATATGGAGAAGCGATTGCTGGAGACACTGGTGGTGCGATTAAAGGAAATCGTATTGATGTATTAGTCGGTTCAGATGGTAGTGCTAATAGCTGGGGGCGCAAATCTGTAAAAGTGAAAGTTATACAATAG
- the hfq gene encoding RNA chaperone Hfq: MKQSINIQDQFLNQLRKENTFVTLYLLNGFQLRGLIKGFDNFTVLLETEGKQQLIYKHAISTFVPQKNVSIELE; this comes from the coding sequence ATGAAGCAATCAATCAATATTCAAGATCAGTTTTTAAATCAACTCCGTAAAGAAAATACGTTTGTTACGCTGTACTTATTAAATGGTTTCCAGCTTCGTGGACTAATTAAAGGATTTGATAATTTTACAGTCCTACTGGAAACAGAAGGTAAGCAACAGCTTATTTATAAACATGCAATTTCTACATTTGTACCACAAAAAAATGTTTCAATTGAATTAGAATAG
- the miaA gene encoding tRNA (adenosine(37)-N6)-dimethylallyltransferase MiaA has translation MGEVQREKVAVIIGPTAVGKTKLSIDLAKALNGEIISGDSMQIYRTMDIGTAKVTQAEMDGIPHYMVDIKNPEDSFSVAEFQERVRKHIREITERGKLPIIVGGTGLYIQSVLFDYQFTDDAGDVIYREQMEKLALERGVEYVHKKLQEVDPESAERIHANNVRRVIRALEIFHTTGEKMSDQIEKQEKELLYDVSLIGLTMDREMLYDRINLRVDLMMEQGLLEEVEGLYNRGIRDCQSIQAIGYKEIYDYFENRASLEDAVSQLKTNSRRYAKRQLTWFRNKMDVTWFDVTDGEKTSEILRYIEGKLQVKSNNSK, from the coding sequence ATGGGAGAAGTGCAACGTGAAAAAGTTGCTGTCATCATTGGACCAACAGCTGTTGGAAAGACGAAGTTAAGTATCGATCTTGCCAAAGCGTTGAACGGTGAAATTATTAGTGGTGATTCCATGCAAATCTATCGAACGATGGATATTGGAACTGCAAAGGTAACACAAGCAGAGATGGACGGAATTCCACATTATATGGTCGATATAAAAAATCCGGAAGATTCATTTTCTGTCGCGGAATTTCAAGAACGTGTTCGCAAACATATTCGAGAAATTACAGAACGTGGTAAATTACCAATTATAGTTGGTGGGACCGGTCTTTATATACAATCTGTTTTATTCGATTATCAGTTTACAGATGATGCTGGTGATGTGATATACCGAGAGCAAATGGAAAAGTTAGCTTTAGAACGCGGTGTGGAATATGTACATAAAAAATTGCAAGAAGTAGATCCAGAAAGTGCAGAGCGTATTCATGCAAATAATGTACGACGTGTCATTCGGGCGTTAGAAATTTTCCACACGACGGGTGAAAAAATGAGTGACCAAATTGAGAAACAAGAAAAAGAGTTACTCTATGATGTTTCATTAATTGGCTTGACAATGGATCGAGAAATGCTATACGATCGCATTAACTTACGAGTGGATTTGATGATGGAACAAGGCCTATTAGAGGAAGTAGAAGGGCTGTATAATAGAGGGATACGAGATTGTCAATCTATTCAAGCGATTGGATATAAAGAAATCTATGATTATTTTGAGAATCGAGCCTCTTTAGAAGATGCGGTATCACAATTAAAGACGAATTCGCGTCGTTATGCAAAGCGTCAATTAACGTGGTTCCGTAATAAAATGGATGTCACGTGGTTTGATGTTACAGACGGTGAAAAAACGTCAGAAATTTTACGATACATAGAAGGAAAGTTACAAGTAAAGTCGAATAATAGTAAGTAG
- the spoVK gene encoding stage V sporulation protein K yields the protein MEQSMRKKNNNQINIVLNHRKKISLPATENKTVISNETTIKHEMLQRIEEEMGKLVGMDDIKKIIKEIYAWIYVNKKRQEKGLKSEKQVLHMLFKGNPGTGKTTVARMIGKLLFEMNILSKGHLVEAERADLVGEYIGHTAQKTRDLIKKAMGGILFIDEAYSLARGGEKDFGKEAIDTLVKHMEDKQHGFVLILAGYSREMNHFLSLNPGLQSRFPFIIEFADYSVNQLLEIGKRMYEDREYQLSKEAEWKFRDHLHAVKYSSQITSFSNGRYVRNIVEKSIRTQAMRLLQEDTYDKNDLIGISSMDLMLEEETHST from the coding sequence ATGGAACAATCGATGCGAAAGAAAAACAACAATCAAATTAATATTGTGTTAAACCATCGAAAGAAAATTTCTTTGCCAGCCACAGAAAATAAAACGGTAATTTCAAATGAAACTACAATTAAACATGAAATGCTGCAGAGAATTGAAGAAGAGATGGGGAAGCTTGTTGGGATGGATGATATAAAAAAGATAATAAAAGAAATATATGCTTGGATTTATGTGAATAAAAAAAGACAAGAGAAGGGATTGAAGTCTGAGAAGCAAGTACTTCATATGTTGTTTAAAGGGAATCCGGGTACAGGGAAGACAACTGTTGCTAGAATGATAGGGAAATTGCTGTTTGAGATGAATATTCTATCGAAAGGCCACTTGGTTGAAGCTGAACGTGCTGATCTTGTAGGAGAGTATATCGGCCATACAGCTCAAAAAACAAGAGACTTAATAAAAAAAGCAATGGGAGGTATTTTGTTTATTGATGAGGCTTATTCTTTAGCTCGAGGAGGAGAGAAGGACTTTGGAAAAGAAGCAATTGATACGCTTGTAAAACATATGGAAGATAAACAACATGGTTTTGTATTGATTTTAGCTGGATATTCAAGAGAGATGAATCACTTTCTTTCATTAAATCCAGGGCTGCAGTCTCGTTTTCCATTTATTATTGAATTTGCGGATTACTCGGTAAATCAGCTATTGGAAATTGGAAAGAGAATGTATGAAGATCGTGAATATCAGTTATCAAAAGAAGCTGAATGGAAATTTAGGGATCATTTACATGCGGTGAAGTATTCGTCGCAAATTACATCGTTTAGTAATGGGCGGTATGTACGGAATATTGTTGAAAAATCAATTCGTACACAGGCGATGCGGTTGTTGCAAGAAGATACGTATGATAAAAATGATTTAATTGGAATATCGAGTATGGATTTGATGCTCGAAGAGGAGACGCACAGTACATAA
- a CDS encoding Gly-Xaa-Xaa repeat protein, which produces MSRYNDSQNKFSKPCFPSSAGRIPNTPSIPITKAQLRTFRAIIIDLTKIIPKLFANPSPQNIEDLIDTLNLLSKFICSLDATSSLKAQGLAIIKNLITILRNPTFVASAVFIELQNLINYLLYITKLFRIDPCTLQELLKLIAALQTALVNSASFIQGPTGPTGPTGPAGATGATGPRGNTGATGPQGPQGNTGATGNTGAQGPAGATGATGPQGPQGNTGATGNTGAQGPAGATGATGPQGPQGNTGATGATGPQGVQGNTGATGATGATGPQGLQGNTGATGATGATGIGVTGPTGPSGGPPGPTGPQGNTGATGATGPQGLQGNTGATGATGPQGLQGNTGATGATGPQGVQGNTGATGATGATGPQGVQGNTGATGATGPQGLQGNTGATGATGPQGVQGNTGATGATGATGPQGVQGNTGATGATGPQGVQGNTGATGATGPQGLQGNTGATGPQGVQGNTGATGATGATGPQGLQGNTGATGATGPQGVQGNTGATGATGPQGLQGNTGATGATGPQGVQGNTGATGATGPQGLQGNTGATGATGPQGLQGNTGATGATGPQGLQGNTGATGATGPQGVQGNTGATGATGPQGVQGNTGATGATGPQGIQGPTGATGATGIGVTGPTGPSGGPTGPTGPTGPSFPVATIVVTNNIQQTVLQFNNFIFSTAINVNNIIFNGTDTVTVINGGIYVISVSISTTAPGCAPLGVGISINGAVATDNFSSNLIGDSLSFTTIETLVAGARISVQSTLNEITIPATGNTNIRLTVFRIA; this is translated from the coding sequence ATGTCTCGTTATAACGACAGTCAAAACAAATTCTCCAAACCATGCTTTCCAAGTAGCGCCGGACGAATCCCAAATACTCCATCAATCCCAATTACTAAAGCTCAACTTAGAACATTTCGTGCGATTATTATTGATTTAACAAAAATAATCCCAAAACTTTTCGCAAATCCATCTCCCCAAAACATTGAAGATCTAATCGATACATTGAACCTACTAAGTAAATTTATTTGTTCACTAGACGCTACTTCCTCCCTGAAAGCACAAGGGTTAGCTATTATTAAAAACTTAATAACTATATTAAGAAATCCAACCTTTGTAGCAAGCGCTGTATTTATTGAGCTTCAAAATCTCATTAACTATTTACTATACATTACAAAATTATTCCGAATTGACCCTTGCACACTTCAAGAGCTTCTTAAATTAATAGCAGCATTACAAACTGCTCTAGTTAATTCTGCTTCGTTCATTCAAGGACCTACCGGACCTACTGGGCCTACTGGACCAGCAGGCGCTACTGGTGCCACTGGACCTCGAGGTAACACGGGCGCTACTGGACCTCAGGGACCTCAAGGTAACACAGGCGCTACCGGCAATACAGGCGCTCAAGGACCTGCGGGTGCTACCGGCGCTACTGGACCTCAGGGACCTCAAGGTAACACAGGCGCTACCGGCAATACAGGCGCTCAAGGACCTGCGGGTGCTACCGGTGCTACCGGACCTCAGGGGCCTCAAGGTAACACAGGCGCTACCGGTGCTACTGGACCTCAAGGTGTTCAAGGTAACACAGGTGCTACAGGTGCTACCGGCGCTACTGGACCTCAAGGTCTTCAAGGTAACACGGGTGCTACTGGTGCCACTGGCGCTACTGGTATAGGAGTTACCGGACCTACCGGACCTTCTGGCGGGCCTCCTGGACCTACTGGACCTCAGGGTAACACGGGTGCTACTGGCGCTACTGGACCTCAAGGTCTTCAAGGTAACACAGGTGCTACGGGTGCCACTGGACCTCAAGGTCTTCAAGGTAACACAGGTGCTACGGGTGCTACTGGACCTCAAGGCGTTCAAGGTAACACGGGTGCTACCGGCGCTACGGGTGCTACTGGACCTCAAGGTGTTCAAGGTAACACGGGTGCTACTGGCGCTACTGGACCTCAAGGTCTTCAAGGTAACACAGGTGCTACGGGTGCCACTGGACCTCAAGGCGTTCAAGGTAACACGGGTGCTACCGGCGCTACGGGTGCTACTGGACCTCAAGGTGTTCAAGGTAACACAGGTGCTACGGGTGCTACTGGACCTCAAGGTGTTCAAGGTAACACAGGTGCTACTGGCGCTACTGGACCTCAAGGTCTTCAAGGCAACACGGGTGCCACTGGACCTCAAGGCGTTCAAGGTAACACGGGTGCTACCGGCGCTACGGGTGCTACTGGACCTCAAGGTCTTCAAGGTAACACGGGTGCTACTGGCGCTACTGGACCTCAAGGTGTTCAAGGTAACACAGGTGCTACCGGCGCTACTGGACCTCAAGGTCTTCAAGGTAACACAGGTGCTACTGGCGCTACTGGACCTCAAGGTGTTCAAGGTAACACAGGTGCTACTGGCGCTACTGGACCTCAAGGTCTTCAAGGTAACACAGGTGCTACGGGTGCCACTGGACCTCAAGGTCTTCAAGGTAACACAGGTGCTACCGGCGCTACTGGACCTCAAGGTCTTCAAGGTAACACAGGTGCTACTGGCGCTACTGGACCTCAAGGTGTTCAAGGTAACACAGGTGCTACTGGCGCTACTGGACCTCAAGGTGTTCAAGGTAACACAGGTGCTACGGGTGCCACTGGACCTCAAGGCATTCAAGGACCAACGGGTGCTACCGGCGCTACTGGTATAGGAGTTACTGGACCTACTGGACCTTCTGGTGGGCCTACCGGACCTACTGGGCCAACTGGACCTAGCTTCCCTGTAGCAACAATTGTTGTAACAAACAATATTCAGCAAACAGTACTGCAATTTAATAACTTTATTTTTAGTACTGCAATTAACGTAAACAATATTATCTTCAACGGCACAGATACAGTTACTGTTATCAACGGTGGTATTTATGTAATTAGCGTATCCATTTCTACAACTGCGCCAGGATGCGCTCCACTCGGAGTAGGAATTTCAATTAATGGAGCAGTCGCAACTGATAATTTCTCTTCAAATTTAATAGGCGACTCACTTTCATTTACTACAATCGAAACATTAGTAGCTGGTGCAAGAATTTCTGTCCAATCTACTCTTAATGAGATTACGATTCCTGCGACAGGAAATACTAACATCCGCCTTACTGTATTTAGAATCGCTTAA
- a CDS encoding trimeric intracellular cation channel family protein → MAWEIFSIIGTIAFALSGAIVAMEEDYDIFGVYILGMATAFGGGALRNLLIGYPIVAFWQQDMLFQIALLSMTIIFLFPNKLIRHWKKWENITDAIGLSAFAVQGALYAQKLNLPISATIVAAVLTGIGGGIIRDLLARRKPLVLRAEVYAFWTILAGFLIGAQIIVSDWALYILFILIVCFRMVSIHYKWHLPHRRIETKERSMHK, encoded by the coding sequence ATGGCATGGGAGATTTTTAGCATCATAGGCACAATCGCTTTCGCACTAAGCGGAGCCATTGTTGCAATGGAAGAGGATTATGATATTTTCGGGGTGTATATTTTAGGAATGGCAACCGCATTTGGGGGAGGTGCCCTTCGTAATTTATTAATCGGTTATCCGATTGTCGCGTTTTGGCAACAAGACATGTTATTCCAAATCGCACTTTTATCAATGACTATTATTTTTCTTTTTCCAAATAAGTTAATTAGACATTGGAAAAAGTGGGAAAATATCACTGACGCTATCGGCTTATCAGCATTTGCTGTACAAGGAGCATTATATGCTCAAAAATTAAATTTACCAATTAGCGCCACAATCGTGGCAGCTGTTTTAACTGGTATCGGCGGCGGTATCATTCGCGACCTTTTAGCCCGCAGAAAACCTCTCGTTCTTCGAGCTGAAGTATATGCCTTTTGGACAATTTTAGCAGGTTTCTTAATTGGCGCTCAAATTATTGTTAGCGATTGGGCTCTTTACATTTTATTCATTTTAATTGTTTGCTTCCGCATGGTTTCTATTCATTACAAATGGCATTTACCGCACAGACGTATCGAAACGAAAGAACGTTCAATGCATAAATAG
- a CDS encoding PTS fructose transporter subunit IIABC translates to MKITELLKRDTVIMDMTASNKEAVIDELVEKLNGANRLNSKTEFKEAILKRESQSTTGIGEGIAIPHAKTKAVKQPSICFGRSVSGINYESLDGQPAHLFFMIAASEGANNTHLETLSRLSTLLMDEGFRKQLLEAKDESELLQLFDEKENEKEEEIEVAKPEGNEPYVLAVTACPTGIAHTYMAADSLKAKAAELGIAIKVETNGSTGIKNGLTKEDIERATAIIVAADKQVEMNRFAGKHVIQVPVADGIRKTENLLKRAVKQDAPIFKGVKEDGKTESIEREKGLGIYKHLMSGVSNMLPFVVGGGILIALAFSFGGIKAEGPLAELFMSIGGGKTGAFLFLVPILAGFIASSIADRPGFMPGVVGGFLAANANAGFLGGLIAGFLAGYVVLGLKRLFSGLPVQLEGIKPVLLYPVFGLLITGVVMQKVVIPPVVALNEMLTGWLNGLNGTNAILLGLILGGMMAIDMGGPINKAAFTFGIAAIEAQNFGVHSAVMAGGMVPPLAIAFATTFFKSKFTEAERKSGLTNYIMGASFITEGAIPFAAADPVRVIVSCVVGSSIAGALSMLFQITLPAPHGGLFVIALVNKPLLYIFSILIGTIVSAIMLGVWKKKVQ, encoded by the coding sequence ATGAAAATTACAGAACTATTAAAAAGGGATACAGTCATTATGGATATGACAGCTTCAAATAAAGAAGCTGTCATAGATGAATTAGTTGAGAAATTAAACGGGGCAAATCGTTTAAATAGTAAAACGGAATTTAAAGAAGCTATTTTAAAGCGGGAGTCCCAAAGTACGACTGGAATAGGGGAAGGTATTGCAATACCTCATGCGAAGACAAAGGCTGTTAAACAACCATCGATTTGTTTTGGTAGAAGTGTAAGCGGTATCAATTATGAGTCGCTTGATGGACAACCGGCACACTTATTCTTTATGATTGCTGCAAGTGAAGGAGCGAATAATACTCATTTAGAAACGTTGTCTCGTTTATCGACATTATTAATGGATGAAGGGTTTCGCAAGCAACTATTAGAAGCGAAGGATGAAAGTGAGCTTCTTCAACTATTTGATGAAAAAGAGAATGAAAAAGAAGAAGAGATTGAAGTTGCAAAACCAGAAGGAAATGAACCGTACGTACTTGCTGTTACAGCTTGCCCAACTGGAATCGCTCACACATATATGGCGGCGGATAGCTTAAAAGCAAAAGCGGCAGAGTTAGGAATAGCGATTAAAGTTGAAACGAACGGATCAACAGGTATTAAAAACGGTTTAACGAAAGAGGATATTGAACGTGCAACAGCTATTATTGTTGCGGCAGATAAACAAGTAGAAATGAATCGTTTTGCTGGTAAACATGTCATTCAAGTGCCAGTTGCTGATGGGATTAGAAAAACGGAAAATCTGCTTAAACGAGCTGTCAAACAAGATGCACCAATCTTTAAAGGTGTAAAAGAGGATGGGAAAACAGAAAGTATTGAGAGAGAAAAAGGATTAGGAATTTATAAGCATTTAATGAGCGGTGTAAGTAATATGCTTCCATTCGTTGTTGGTGGCGGGATTTTAATAGCGCTAGCATTTTCGTTTGGTGGTATAAAGGCGGAAGGTCCTTTAGCTGAATTGTTCATGTCAATTGGTGGAGGAAAAACAGGTGCGTTTTTATTCCTTGTACCAATTTTAGCTGGATTTATTGCAAGCTCTATTGCTGATCGTCCTGGTTTTATGCCTGGTGTTGTAGGTGGATTTTTAGCGGCGAATGCGAATGCTGGATTTTTAGGTGGATTAATTGCTGGTTTCTTAGCTGGATATGTTGTTTTAGGGTTAAAAAGATTATTTTCAGGACTACCAGTACAATTAGAAGGAATTAAACCTGTTTTGTTATATCCAGTCTTTGGATTATTGATTACAGGAGTTGTAATGCAAAAAGTAGTAATTCCGCCTGTAGTAGCATTAAATGAAATGTTGACAGGGTGGTTAAATGGTTTAAATGGTACGAATGCTATATTACTAGGTCTTATTTTAGGTGGTATGATGGCAATTGATATGGGTGGTCCAATTAATAAAGCGGCATTTACGTTTGGTATTGCTGCAATAGAAGCACAGAATTTTGGAGTGCACTCAGCAGTTATGGCTGGTGGTATGGTACCGCCACTTGCGATTGCATTCGCAACTACATTCTTTAAATCAAAGTTTACAGAAGCGGAACGTAAATCTGGTTTAACAAATTATATTATGGGAGCATCGTTCATTACAGAAGGTGCGATTCCGTTTGCAGCTGCAGATCCGGTTCGAGTAATCGTAAGTTGTGTTGTTGGTTCAAGTATTGCAGGTGCGTTATCTATGTTATTCCAAATTACATTACCGGCACCGCATGGTGGATTATTTGTAATAGCATTAGTAAATAAACCGTTACTATATATTTTCTCTATATTAATTGGAACGATTGTCTCGGCTATTATGCTAGGTGTTTGGAAAAAGAAAGTTCAATAA
- the hflX gene encoding GTPase HflX translates to MEEKEKVILVGCQLPQDDDEKFMHSMKELASLAKTARAEVLVSTTQKRPKFHPATYIGKGKLEELTMLTEELEPDVIVFNNELTPSQIRNLSSVLDARVIDRTQLILDIFAQRAKSREGKLQVELAQLQYTMPRLMGQGLSLSRLGGGIGTRGPGETKLETDRRHIRSRIDEIKKQLAVVVEHRKRYRERRKDNKVFQVSLIGYTNAGKSTLFNRLTEANTFEENLLFATLDPTTRKMPLPSGYTVLLTDTVGFIQDLPTSLIAAFRSTLEEAGEADVILHVVDSADPNYIGHERTVKRLLSELEINHIPIITLYNKKDELHQNFIPFPKSDFLMTSAFEESDLLRIKEAIEMKMKKEMDRYRVEIPPSEGKLLTLLKTETLLAKMEFLEDKFVYDCAGYIFTHSSLNVQLKRFLVEEGENKNV, encoded by the coding sequence ATGGAAGAAAAAGAAAAAGTCATATTAGTAGGCTGTCAATTGCCGCAAGATGATGATGAAAAATTTATGCATTCCATGAAAGAGCTTGCATCACTAGCTAAGACTGCGAGAGCGGAAGTGTTAGTTTCAACAACGCAAAAACGACCAAAGTTTCATCCGGCAACTTACATAGGTAAAGGGAAATTAGAAGAGCTTACAATGCTAACTGAAGAATTAGAGCCGGATGTTATTGTATTTAATAATGAATTAACGCCGAGTCAAATTCGGAATTTATCCTCAGTATTAGATGCGAGAGTAATTGATCGAACGCAACTAATACTAGATATTTTTGCGCAACGTGCGAAGTCGAGGGAAGGTAAGCTTCAAGTAGAATTAGCTCAGTTGCAATATACAATGCCACGTCTTATGGGTCAAGGGTTGTCCTTATCACGTCTTGGTGGTGGTATTGGAACGAGAGGACCGGGTGAGACGAAACTTGAGACGGATCGTCGTCATATTCGATCGCGTATTGATGAAATAAAGAAACAACTTGCAGTTGTTGTGGAACACCGAAAAAGATATCGTGAGAGAAGAAAAGACAATAAAGTATTTCAAGTTTCATTAATAGGCTATACAAATGCAGGGAAATCGACACTGTTTAATAGATTAACGGAAGCTAATACGTTTGAAGAAAACCTTCTGTTTGCAACACTAGACCCAACGACGAGGAAGATGCCGTTACCTTCTGGTTATACAGTATTACTAACTGATACTGTTGGTTTTATACAAGATTTACCCACTTCATTAATTGCTGCTTTTCGTTCAACACTGGAAGAAGCGGGGGAAGCAGATGTTATTTTACATGTAGTTGATTCTGCGGATCCTAACTACATAGGGCATGAAAGAACAGTAAAACGATTATTATCAGAACTTGAAATTAATCATATTCCTATTATTACGTTATATAATAAAAAAGATGAATTACATCAAAACTTTATTCCGTTTCCGAAAAGTGATTTCTTAATGACTAGTGCTTTTGAAGAAAGTGATTTATTGCGTATAAAAGAAGCGATAGAAATGAAAATGAAGAAAGAAATGGATCGTTATCGAGTAGAAATCCCTCCGAGTGAAGGTAAGTTATTAACGCTTTTAAAGACGGAAACGCTATTAGCAAAGATGGAGTTTCTGGAAGATAAATTTGTATATGATTGTGCAGGGTATATTTTTACTCATTCATCGCTTAATGTGCAATTAAAGAGATTTTTAGTGGAAGAAGGAGAAAATAAAAATGTTTGA